The following coding sequences lie in one Pseudomonas sp. B33.4 genomic window:
- a CDS encoding acyloxyacyl hydrolase, producing MKRLFCLAAIAAALMGQSITAQAAGVEFAVGATSDSTMTYRLGMNFDWDKSWLQSDVGRLTGYWSGAYTYWEGDKTSSNNSLSFSPVFVYEFAGQSVKPYIEAGIGVAAFSNTKYESNNLGGSFQFEDRLGFGLRFNGGHEVGIRATHYSNAGLASSNDGVESYSLHYTMPL from the coding sequence GTGAAGCGACTATTCTGCTTGGCCGCGATTGCGGCCGCACTGATGGGGCAAAGTATTACTGCGCAAGCGGCCGGTGTTGAGTTCGCGGTGGGGGCCACCAGCGATTCGACCATGACGTACCGCCTGGGCATGAATTTCGACTGGGACAAGAGCTGGCTGCAGAGCGACGTCGGTCGCCTGACCGGTTACTGGAGCGGTGCTTATACCTATTGGGAAGGTGACAAGACGTCGAGCAATAACAGCTTGTCGTTCTCGCCGGTGTTTGTTTATGAGTTTGCCGGTCAGTCGGTCAAACCGTATATCGAAGCGGGGATCGGTGTGGCGGCCTTCTCTAACACCAAGTACGAATCCAACAATCTCGGCGGCTCTTTCCAGTTTGAAGACCGCCTCGGTTTTGGTCTGCGTTTCAATGGCGGGCATGAAGTCGGGATTCGTGCGACGCACTATTCCAACGCCGGCCTGGCCAGCAGCAACGACGGTGTAGAAAGTTACTCGCTGCATTACACGATGCCGTTGTAA
- the murI gene encoding glutamate racemase — MREAPIGVFDSGVGGLSVLAEIQRLLPNETLLYVADCGHIPYGEKTPEFIRQRCSVMAGFFREQGAKALVLACNTATVAGVADLRRDFPDWPIVGMEPAVKPAAAATRSGVVGVLATTGTLQSAKFAALLDRFATDVRVITQPCPGLVELIESGDLHSAALRQLLQGYVEPLLASGCDTIILGCTHYPFLKPMLRSMIPEDISLIDTGAAVARQLQRLLAERDLLAAGPNQAVRFWTSADPAYLKKILPLLGQSAGEVQNFSL, encoded by the coding sequence ATGCGTGAAGCGCCGATCGGCGTGTTCGACTCCGGTGTCGGCGGCTTGTCGGTGCTGGCGGAAATCCAGCGTTTGCTGCCCAATGAAACGTTGCTCTATGTCGCCGATTGCGGGCACATTCCCTACGGTGAGAAAACCCCGGAATTCATTCGTCAGCGTTGCAGCGTGATGGCTGGGTTTTTCCGTGAGCAAGGCGCCAAGGCGTTGGTGCTGGCCTGCAATACGGCCACGGTTGCCGGCGTTGCCGATTTGCGTCGCGACTTTCCCGACTGGCCGATTGTCGGTATGGAGCCTGCGGTCAAACCAGCGGCGGCTGCGACCCGCAGCGGTGTCGTCGGCGTGCTCGCGACCACCGGCACGTTGCAGAGCGCCAAGTTCGCCGCATTGCTCGATCGCTTCGCCACTGACGTGCGGGTAATCACCCAGCCATGCCCCGGCCTGGTCGAGCTGATTGAAAGCGGCGATCTGCACAGCGCCGCGTTGCGCCAACTGCTGCAAGGTTATGTCGAGCCACTGTTGGCCAGCGGTTGCGACACGATCATTTTGGGCTGCACCCACTATCCCTTTCTCAAGCCGATGCTCAGGTCGATGATCCCCGAGGACATCAGCCTGATCGATACTGGCGCAGCTGTAGCGCGGCAACTTCAGCGGCTTTTGGCGGAGCGCGATTTGCTCGCTGCCGGCCCGAACCAGGCGGTCAGATTCTGGACCAGCGCCGATCCTGCGTACTTGAAAAAAATCCTGCCGCTATTGGGCCAGAGTGCCGGCGAAGTGCAAAACTTCAGCTTGTAA
- a CDS encoding molybdopterin-synthase adenylyltransferase MoeB, which produces MLNDQELLRYSRQILLQHIDIDGQLKLKDSRVLIVGLGGLGAPVALYLAAAGVGELHLADFDTVDLTNLQRQIIHDTDSVGMTKVDSALKRLGAINPEIQLIAHRQALDEDSLAAAVAAVDLVLDCSDNFSTREAVNAACVAACKPLVSGAAIRLEGQLSVFDPRRAESPCYHCLYGHGSEAELTCSEAGVVGPLVGLVGSLQALEALKVLVGFGEPLVGRLLLIDALGSRFRELRVKRDPGCSVCGSRHA; this is translated from the coding sequence GTGCTGAATGATCAGGAATTGCTGCGCTACAGCCGGCAGATTCTGCTGCAACACATCGACATCGACGGGCAACTGAAGCTCAAGGACAGTCGCGTGCTGATCGTCGGCCTCGGCGGTCTCGGTGCGCCGGTTGCCTTGTATCTGGCGGCGGCGGGTGTCGGTGAGTTGCACTTGGCGGATTTCGACACGGTCGATCTGACCAACCTGCAACGCCAGATCATCCATGACACCGACAGCGTCGGCATGACCAAAGTTGACTCGGCGCTCAAGCGTCTGGGTGCGATCAATCCCGAGATCCAACTGATCGCCCATCGTCAGGCGCTGGACGAGGATTCCCTCGCGGCTGCTGTGGCAGCGGTGGATCTGGTGCTCGACTGCTCCGATAATTTCTCTACGCGCGAAGCGGTCAACGCCGCGTGTGTGGCGGCGTGCAAACCGTTGGTCAGCGGTGCGGCGATTCGTCTGGAAGGGCAGTTGTCGGTGTTCGACCCGCGCCGGGCTGAAAGTCCGTGTTATCACTGTTTATACGGGCACGGCAGCGAAGCCGAACTGACCTGCAGCGAAGCGGGTGTGGTCGGGCCGCTGGTCGGTCTGGTCGGCAGTCTTCAGGCGTTGGAAGCCTTGAAAGTGTTGGTTGGTTTTGGTGAACCGCTGGTGGGCCGTTTGCTGTTGATCGATGCCCTCGGTTCGCGCTTCCGCGAGTTGCGCGTCAAGCGCGATCCGGGTTGCAGCGTCTGTGGTTCGCGCCATGCGTGA
- the prmC gene encoding peptide chain release factor N(5)-glutamine methyltransferase gives MTIIASLLRAAELPDSPTARLDAELLLAAALGKSRSFLHTWPERIVPSEAALTFAEYLQRRRGGEPVAYILGQQGFWKLDLEVAPHTLIPRPDTELLVEAALELLPATPAKVLDLGTGSGAIALALASERPAWKVTAVDRVLEAVALAERNRQRLHLNNATVLSSHWFSALEGQRFQLIISNPPYIAAADPHLVEGDVRFEPASALVAGEDGLDDLRLIVDQAPDHLESAGWLMLEHGYDQAEAVRDLLLTRGFEEVHSRTDLGGHQRISLGRLPC, from the coding sequence ATGACCATCATCGCCAGCCTGTTGCGTGCCGCCGAACTGCCGGATTCGCCCACCGCGCGTCTGGACGCCGAATTGCTCCTGGCCGCCGCGCTGGGCAAGTCGCGCAGCTTTCTGCACACCTGGCCCGAGCGCATCGTGCCGAGTGAAGCGGCGTTGACGTTTGCCGAGTACCTGCAACGTCGTCGTGGCGGTGAGCCGGTGGCCTACATTCTCGGTCAGCAGGGTTTCTGGAAACTCGATCTGGAAGTCGCGCCACACACGCTGATCCCGCGCCCGGACACCGAACTGCTGGTGGAAGCGGCGCTGGAACTGCTGCCCGCGACCCCGGCGAAAGTGCTTGACCTGGGCACTGGCAGTGGCGCGATTGCCCTGGCCTTGGCCAGCGAGCGTCCGGCATGGAAAGTCACGGCGGTGGATCGCGTGCTGGAAGCTGTGGCGCTCGCTGAACGTAATCGTCAGCGTCTGCATTTGAACAACGCCACGGTGCTGAGCAGCCATTGGTTCAGCGCGCTTGAAGGTCAGCGTTTCCAGTTGATTATCAGCAATCCGCCGTACATTGCCGCCGCCGATCCGCATCTGGTCGAGGGCGATGTGCGCTTCGAACCGGCCAGCGCGCTGGTTGCCGGTGAGGACGGGCTCGACGATCTGCGCTTGATCGTCGATCAGGCCCCGGATCATCTGGAGTCCGCTGGCTGGCTGATGCTCGAGCACGGCTATGATCAAGCCGAAGCCGTACGCGACTTGCTGCTGACGCGCGGTTTTGAAGAAGTCCACAGCCGCACCGATCTGGGCGGTCATCAACGCATCAGTCTGGGGCGCCTGCCGTGCTGA
- the prfA gene encoding peptide chain release factor 1, which produces MKASLLNKLDVLQDRFEELTALLGDGEVIADQAKFRAYSKEYAELEPVVQAYKKLLSVQSDLEGAQALLKDSDPDMREMAVEEVREAKELLITLEDDLQRMLLPKDPNDGRNVYLEIRAGTGGDEAAIFSGDLFRMYSRYAERRGWRVEILSANEGEHGGYKEVIARIEGDNVYGKLKFESGAHRVQRVPATESQGRIHTSACTVAVLPEPDEREAIEINPADLRVDTYRSSGAGGQHVNTTDSAIRITHIPTGTVVECQEERSQHKNRARAMAWLSAKLNDQQTAAAANAIASERKLLVGSGDRSERIRTYNYAQGRVTDHRVNLTLYSLDEILAGGVEAVIEPLLAEYQADQLAAIGE; this is translated from the coding sequence ATGAAAGCGTCACTGCTCAACAAGCTGGATGTCCTCCAGGACCGTTTCGAGGAACTGACCGCGCTGCTCGGCGACGGCGAAGTCATTGCCGATCAGGCCAAATTCCGTGCTTATTCCAAGGAATACGCCGAACTCGAGCCGGTCGTGCAGGCCTATAAAAAGCTGCTCAGCGTACAAAGCGATCTTGAAGGCGCCCAGGCGCTGCTCAAGGATAGCGACCCGGACATGCGCGAAATGGCCGTGGAAGAGGTCCGCGAAGCCAAGGAATTGCTGATCACTCTGGAAGACGATCTGCAGCGCATGTTGCTGCCCAAGGATCCGAATGACGGGCGCAACGTCTATCTCGAAATCCGTGCTGGCACCGGTGGCGACGAGGCGGCGATTTTTTCCGGCGACCTGTTCCGCATGTACTCGCGTTACGCCGAACGTCGTGGCTGGCGTGTGGAGATCCTTTCGGCAAACGAAGGCGAACACGGTGGCTATAAAGAAGTCATCGCGCGCATTGAAGGCGACAATGTTTACGGCAAGCTGAAATTCGAATCCGGCGCGCACCGCGTACAGCGTGTACCCGCCACCGAATCCCAGGGCCGTATACACACGTCGGCCTGCACCGTGGCGGTGTTGCCCGAGCCGGACGAGCGCGAAGCCATCGAGATCAATCCGGCGGATTTGCGCGTCGACACTTACCGCTCCTCCGGGGCTGGTGGTCAGCACGTTAACACCACCGACTCGGCAATCCGCATCACGCACATACCGACCGGCACCGTCGTCGAGTGCCAGGAAGAACGTTCCCAGCACAAGAACCGCGCCCGGGCGATGGCCTGGCTGTCGGCCAAGCTCAACGATCAGCAAACCGCAGCGGCGGCGAATGCCATCGCCAGCGAGCGTAAATTGCTGGTCGGTTCCGGCGATCGTTCCGAGCGGATTCGCACCTACAACTATGCCCAGGGCCGGGTCACTGACCATCGCGTCAACCTGACCCTGTATTCCCTTGATGAAATTCTCGCCGGTGGCGTTGAAGCGGTGATCGAGCCGTTGCTGGCTGAATACCAGGCTGACCAGCTTGCAGCGATAGGTGAATAA
- the hemA gene encoding glutamyl-tRNA reductase — protein sequence MAFLALGINHKTASVDVRERVAFTPEQLVEALQQLCRLTDSREAAILSTCNRSELYIEQDQLSADIVLRWLADYHHLSLDELRASAYVHEDDAAVRHMMRVASGLDSLVLGEPQILGQMKSAYAVAREAGTIGPLLGRLFQATFNAAKQVRTDTAIGENPVSVAFAAVSLAKQIFSDLQRSQALLIGAGETITLVARHLHELGVKRIVVANRTLERASLLAEQFGAHAVLLSDIPAELVRSDIVISSTASQLPILGKGAVESALKLRKHKPIFMVDIAVPRDIEPEVGELDDVYLYSVDDLHEVVAENLKSRQGAAQAAEEMVSVGADDFMVRLRELAAVDVLKAYRQQSERLRDEELQKALRLLANGGNAEEVLGQLARGLTNKLLHAPSVQLKKLSAEGRLDALAMAQELFALEGSPDSFSDKKPQ from the coding sequence ATGGCCTTCCTTGCACTCGGTATCAACCACAAGACTGCGTCAGTAGACGTCCGCGAGCGCGTGGCCTTTACTCCTGAACAGCTGGTGGAGGCCTTGCAGCAGCTCTGCCGACTGACCGACAGCCGCGAAGCTGCGATCCTCTCCACCTGCAATCGCAGTGAGCTTTATATAGAACAGGATCAGCTTTCTGCCGATATCGTGCTGCGCTGGCTGGCCGACTATCACCATTTAAGCCTCGATGAGCTGCGCGCGAGTGCTTATGTGCATGAAGATGATGCGGCAGTTCGTCACATGATGCGCGTCGCCTCCGGGCTCGACTCGCTGGTGCTGGGCGAACCGCAGATTCTCGGTCAGATGAAATCGGCCTACGCCGTGGCCCGCGAGGCCGGCACCATCGGCCCGCTGCTGGGGCGACTGTTTCAAGCGACATTCAATGCGGCCAAGCAGGTGCGCACCGACACGGCGATCGGGGAAAACCCGGTGTCGGTGGCGTTTGCCGCGGTCAGTCTGGCCAAACAGATTTTCAGTGATTTGCAGCGTAGTCAGGCGTTGCTGATCGGCGCCGGCGAGACCATTACTCTGGTTGCCCGCCATTTGCACGAGCTGGGCGTCAAGCGCATTGTCGTCGCCAACCGCACGCTGGAGCGCGCCAGTCTGCTCGCCGAGCAGTTTGGCGCTCACGCGGTGTTGCTGTCGGACATCCCGGCAGAACTGGTACGCAGCGACATCGTCATCAGCTCGACCGCCAGTCAGTTGCCAATTCTTGGCAAGGGTGCGGTGGAAAGCGCGCTGAAGCTGCGCAAGCACAAACCGATCTTCATGGTCGACATCGCCGTTCCCCGGGATATCGAGCCGGAAGTCGGCGAGCTGGACGACGTTTACCTGTACAGCGTCGATGATCTTCACGAAGTGGTTGCCGAGAACCTCAAGAGTCGTCAGGGCGCAGCCCAGGCGGCGGAAGAGATGGTCTCGGTCGGCGCCGACGATTTCATGGTGCGCCTGCGCGAGCTGGCGGCGGTCGATGTGCTCAAGGCCTATCGTCAACAGAGCGAACGCCTGCGTGATGAGGAGCTGCAAAAAGCCCTGCGCCTGCTCGCCAACGGTGGCAACGCCGAAGAGGTGCTCGGGCAACTGGCCCGTGGCCTGACCAATAAACTGTTGCATGCGCCTAGCGTGCAGCTGAAAAAGCTTTCTGCCGAAGGCCGCCTCGATGCGCTGGCCATGGCCCAGGAACTCTTTGCCCTTGAGGGCTCACCGGATAGCTTTTCGGATAAAAAACCGCAATGA
- a CDS encoding tetratricopeptide repeat protein — protein MNRSSALLLAFVFLSGCQALAPVSPDGTPSVEDTTPAPEKPKVYSSFSEETVFSLLSAELAGQRNRFDIALDNYVTQAINTQDPGVSERAFRIAEYLGADQPALDTALIWAKNAPDDLEAQRAAAVQLARAGRYDDSMVYMEKVLQGKGDTHFDFLALSAADTDQETRNGLMKSFDRLLQRHPNNSQLIFGKALLLQQDGDNKAALSLLEDHPPEEGEIAPILLRARLLQVMNRGDEALPLLQKSIKKYPDDKRLRLTYARMLVEQDRMDDAKAEFSSLVQQYPEDDELRYSLALVCLEAKAWDEAKGYLEDLIARESHVDSAHLNLGRIAEERSDPQGALIEYAQVGPGNDYLPAQLRQADILMNNGKTAEAQSKLAAQRDEQPDYAIQLYLIESETLSANKQDDKAWKVLQTALQQYPDDLNLLYTRAMLAEKRNDLAQMEKDLRLIIKRDPDNAMALNALGYTLSDRTTRYAEAKALIEQAHQINPEDPAVLDSLGWVNYRMGNLDDAEKYLRQALERFPDHEVAAHLGEVLWTKGKQREAKQIWGKFLKDQPDSTILRSTIKRLTGSETL, from the coding sequence ATGAATAGATCTTCCGCGTTGCTCCTCGCTTTTGTCTTCCTCAGCGGCTGCCAGGCCTTGGCTCCCGTGTCGCCGGACGGTACGCCGTCGGTTGAAGACACCACGCCCGCACCTGAAAAGCCCAAGGTTTACAGCTCGTTCAGCGAGGAAACCGTTTTCAGCCTGTTGAGCGCCGAACTCGCCGGCCAGCGCAATCGTTTCGACATTGCCCTGGATAACTACGTGACCCAGGCCATCAACACTCAGGATCCGGGCGTCTCCGAACGCGCCTTCCGCATCGCCGAATATCTGGGCGCCGATCAACCGGCCCTCGATACCGCGCTGATCTGGGCGAAAAACGCCCCGGACGATCTCGAAGCGCAACGCGCCGCCGCCGTGCAACTGGCCCGCGCCGGACGCTATGACGACTCCATGGTTTATATGGAGAAAGTCCTGCAGGGTAAAGGCGACACCCACTTCGACTTCCTCGCGCTGTCGGCGGCTGACACTGATCAGGAAACCCGCAACGGCCTGATGAAAAGTTTTGACCGTTTGTTGCAGCGCCATCCGAACAACAGTCAGCTGATTTTCGGCAAGGCCCTGCTCCTGCAACAGGACGGCGACAACAAAGCCGCACTGAGCCTGCTCGAAGACCATCCGCCGGAAGAAGGCGAAATCGCCCCGATTCTGCTGCGTGCACGCCTGCTGCAAGTGATGAACCGTGGCGACGAAGCGCTGCCATTGCTGCAAAAAAGCATCAAGAAGTACCCGGACGACAAACGTCTGCGCCTGACTTATGCGCGCATGCTGGTCGAACAAGACCGGATGGACGACGCCAAGGCCGAGTTCTCCAGCCTGGTTCAGCAATATCCGGAAGATGACGAACTGCGTTACTCGCTGGCCCTGGTCTGCCTGGAAGCCAAAGCCTGGGACGAGGCCAAGGGTTATCTGGAAGACCTGATCGCCCGTGAAAGCCACGTCGATTCAGCGCACCTGAACCTCGGCCGCATCGCCGAAGAACGCAGCGACCCGCAAGGCGCACTCATCGAGTACGCCCAGGTCGGCCCGGGCAACGATTATCTGCCGGCGCAATTGCGTCAGGCCGACATCCTGATGAACAACGGCAAGACCGCTGAAGCGCAAAGCAAACTCGCCGCCCAGCGCGACGAGCAACCGGACTACGCGATTCAGCTGTATCTGATCGAATCGGAAACCCTGTCGGCCAACAAACAGGACGACAAGGCCTGGAAAGTCTTGCAGACAGCCTTGCAGCAGTACCCGGATGATCTGAATCTGCTGTACACCCGGGCGATGCTCGCGGAAAAACGCAATGACCTGGCGCAGATGGAAAAAGACCTGCGCCTGATCATCAAGCGCGATCCGGACAACGCCATGGCACTCAATGCTTTGGGCTACACCCTGTCCGACCGCACCACCCGCTATGCTGAAGCCAAGGCGCTGATCGAGCAGGCGCACCAGATCAATCCGGAAGACCCGGCGGTTCTCGACAGCCTCGGCTGGGTGAATTACCGGATGGGCAATCTGGATGACGCCGAGAAATATCTGCGTCAGGCGCTGGAGCGTTTCCCCGATCACGAAGTCGCCGCGCACCTCGGTGAAGTGTTGTGGACCAAGGGCAAGCAGCGCGAAGCCAAACAAATCTGGGGCAAATTCCTCAAGGATCAGCCCGACAGCACCATTCTGCGCAGCACCATCAAGCGCCTGACCGGATCCGAGACTCTTTAA
- the lolB gene encoding lipoprotein insertase outer membrane protein LolB, protein MFLRHVIVFSFIALLAGCSGFGTRESVEGHGSPAQWAANKQQLTGLDGWQIDGKIGIRAPKDSGSGTLFWLQRQDYYDIRLSGPLGRGAARLTGRPGKVSLEVANQGRYESQSPEALLEEQLGWKLPVSNLAWWVRGLPAPDSKSRLNLDANSRLANLEQDGWKVEYTAYTEQNGYWLPERIKLHGTDLDVTLVIKTWQPRKLGQ, encoded by the coding sequence ATGTTTTTGCGCCACGTTATTGTTTTCAGCTTCATCGCCCTGCTCGCCGGCTGCTCGGGTTTTGGTACCCGCGAATCGGTCGAGGGCCACGGCAGCCCGGCACAATGGGCCGCGAACAAACAACAGCTGACCGGCCTCGATGGCTGGCAGATCGACGGCAAGATCGGCATCCGCGCACCAAAAGATTCCGGTAGCGGCACGCTGTTCTGGCTGCAGCGTCAGGATTACTACGACATCCGTTTGTCCGGGCCGCTGGGTCGTGGCGCCGCACGCCTGACCGGGCGTCCGGGCAAGGTCTCGCTGGAAGTCGCCAACCAGGGCCGCTATGAATCGCAGTCCCCGGAAGCCCTGCTCGAAGAACAGCTCGGCTGGAAACTGCCGGTGTCGAATCTGGCCTGGTGGGTGCGTGGTCTGCCGGCTCCGGACAGTAAAAGTCGCCTGAATCTGGACGCCAACAGCCGTCTGGCCAACCTGGAACAGGATGGCTGGAAAGTCGAATACACCGCTTACACCGAACAAAACGGTTACTGGTTGCCGGAACGCATCAAGCTGCATGGCACTGACCTGGACGTAACGCTGGTGATCAAGACCTGGCAACCGCGCAAGTTGGGGCAATAA
- the ispE gene encoding 4-(cytidine 5'-diphospho)-2-C-methyl-D-erythritol kinase → MTAARLTLPSPAKLNLMLHILGRREDGYHELQTLFQFVDYGDEITFAMRDDGVIQLHTEFAGVPHDSNLIVRAAKMLKQQSGSSLGIDIWIDKVLPMGGGIGGGSSNAATTLLGLNHLWQLGWDEDRLAALGLSLGADVPVFVRGHAAFAEGVGEKLTPVDPEEPWYLVLVPQVSVSTAEIFSDPLLTRNTPPIKVRPVPEGNSRNDCLPVVARRYPEVRNALDLLGKFTEAKLTGTGSCVFGGFPSKAEADKVSALLTETLTGFVAKGSNVSMLHRKLQSLL, encoded by the coding sequence ATGACCGCTGCACGCCTGACCCTGCCTTCGCCAGCCAAACTCAACCTGATGCTGCACATTCTCGGTCGCCGTGAAGACGGCTATCACGAATTGCAGACGCTGTTTCAGTTTGTCGATTACGGCGACGAAATCACCTTTGCCATGCGTGACGACGGGGTGATTCAGTTGCACACCGAATTTGCCGGCGTGCCGCATGACAGTAATCTGATCGTGCGTGCAGCGAAAATGCTTAAGCAACAGTCCGGCTCTTCGCTCGGCATCGATATCTGGATTGATAAAGTGCTGCCTATGGGCGGCGGTATCGGTGGCGGCAGCTCGAACGCGGCGACGACGTTGCTCGGCCTGAATCATTTGTGGCAGCTGGGTTGGGACGAAGATCGTCTGGCCGCACTGGGTTTGTCACTGGGTGCCGACGTGCCGGTTTTCGTTCGTGGTCATGCGGCTTTTGCCGAAGGCGTGGGCGAAAAACTAACCCCGGTGGATCCCGAAGAACCTTGGTATCTGGTGCTCGTGCCGCAAGTCTCTGTTAGTACGGCAGAAATTTTTTCCGATCCTTTGTTGACACGTAACACGCCGCCCATTAAAGTGCGCCCCGTTCCCGAGGGAAACAGTCGAAATGACTGCTTGCCGGTGGTTGCAAGGCGTTATCCAGAAGTACGTAACGCATTGGATTTGTTAGGTAAATTTACCGAAGCAAAACTCACCGGAACTGGAAGTTGTGTGTTTGGGGGCTTCCCAAGCAAAGCTGAAGCTGATAAAGTCTCGGCCCTTCTGACAGAGACCCTTACAGGGTTTGTAGCCAAAGGCAGCAACGTTTCGATGTTGCACCGCAAGCTGCAAAGTCTGCTCTAA
- a CDS encoding ribose-phosphate pyrophosphokinase: protein MSKMMVFTGNANPDLARRVVRQLHIPLGDISVGKFSDGEITAEINENVRGKDVFIIQPTCAPTNDNLMELVVMADAFRRSSATRITAVIPYFGYARQDRRPRSARVAISAKVVADMLTVVGIDRVLTVDLHADQIQGFFDIPVDNIYGSPVLVDDIEDQRFENLMIVSPDIGGVVRARAVAKSLGVDLGIIDKRREKANHSEVMHIIGDVEGRTCILVDDMVDTAGTLCHAAKALKEHGAAKVFAYCTHPVLSGRAIENIENSVLDELVVTNTIPLSAAAQACARIRQLDIAPVVAEAVRRISNEESISAMFR from the coding sequence GTGTCCAAGATGATGGTCTTTACGGGGAACGCTAACCCCGATCTGGCTCGGCGTGTTGTACGTCAGCTGCATATCCCTCTCGGTGACATCTCTGTCGGTAAGTTCTCCGACGGCGAAATTACTGCCGAGATCAATGAAAACGTTCGCGGTAAAGACGTTTTCATTATTCAGCCGACTTGCGCTCCGACCAACGATAACCTGATGGAACTGGTAGTGATGGCTGATGCCTTCCGCCGCTCCTCGGCTACTCGTATCACTGCTGTTATTCCTTATTTTGGTTATGCCCGTCAGGATCGCCGTCCGCGTTCCGCACGTGTGGCTATCAGCGCGAAAGTCGTTGCTGACATGCTTACCGTAGTCGGCATCGACCGTGTTCTCACGGTTGACCTGCATGCTGACCAGATTCAGGGTTTCTTCGATATTCCGGTAGATAACATCTACGGCTCCCCGGTTCTGGTGGATGACATTGAAGATCAGCGCTTCGAAAACCTGATGATCGTTTCCCCGGACATTGGCGGCGTCGTGCGTGCACGTGCTGTTGCCAAATCTCTGGGCGTGGATCTCGGGATCATCGACAAACGCCGTGAGAAAGCCAATCACTCTGAAGTGATGCATATCATCGGTGATGTCGAAGGGCGTACCTGTATTCTGGTCGATGACATGGTCGATACCGCCGGCACTCTGTGCCACGCGGCAAAGGCCCTGAAAGAGCATGGCGCAGCCAAGGTCTTTGCCTACTGCACACACCCTGTGCTGTCGGGTCGGGCCATCGAGAATATCGAAAATTCCGTGCTGGACGAGCTGGTGGTGACCAACACCATCCCGCTGTCCGCTGCAGCACAAGCCTGTGCACGTATCCGTCAACTGGATATCGCACCGGTTGTTGCCGAAGCGGTTCGCCGCATCAGCAATGAAGAATCGATCAGCGCGATGTTCCGTTAA
- a CDS encoding 50S ribosomal protein L25/general stress protein Ctc, translated as MNDFTLNAEVRSDLGKGASRRLRRLAALVPAVVYGGEKAPESISMLAKEVAKLLENEAAYSHVIELNVGGKKQNVIIKALQRHPSKGHVLHADFVRVVAGQKLTAIVPVHFVGEEAPIKKGGEISHVLNEIEVTCLPKDLPEFIEVDLSALEIGAIVHLSDIKAPKGVEFVALAHGDDKAVANVHAPRVAPEATEEGAAE; from the coding sequence ATGAACGATTTTACTCTGAATGCTGAAGTGCGTTCCGACCTGGGGAAAGGTGCGAGCCGCCGCCTGCGTCGTCTCGCCGCGCTGGTTCCAGCTGTTGTTTACGGTGGCGAAAAAGCCCCTGAATCCATCAGCATGCTGGCCAAAGAAGTTGCCAAACTGCTCGAAAACGAAGCTGCCTACAGCCACGTTATCGAACTGAACGTTGGCGGCAAAAAGCAGAACGTCATCATCAAAGCTCTGCAACGTCACCCGTCCAAGGGTCACGTTCTGCACGCTGACTTCGTACGCGTCGTAGCCGGTCAGAAACTGACCGCTATCGTGCCTGTGCACTTTGTTGGTGAAGAAGCTCCGATCAAGAAAGGCGGCGAGATCTCGCACGTCCTGAACGAAATCGAAGTAACTTGCCTGCCGAAAGATCTGCCTGAGTTCATCGAAGTCGACCTGTCGGCTCTGGAAATCGGCGCAATCGTCCACCTGTCCGACATCAAAGCCCCTAAAGGCGTTGAGTTCGTTGCACTGGCTCACGGTGACGACAAAGCTGTTGCAAACGTACACGCTCCACGCGTTGCTCCAGAAGCTACCGAAGAAGGCGCAGCAGAGTAA